From a single Puntigrus tetrazona isolate hp1 unplaced genomic scaffold, ASM1883169v1 S000000060, whole genome shotgun sequence genomic region:
- the dusp22b gene encoding dual specificity protein phosphatase 22-B — protein MGNGINKVLPDLYLGNFKDARDREQLARNNITHILSIHDTAAPILQEMTYLCIPAADSPTQNLVQHFEKSIRFIHESRLKREGCLVHCLAGVSRSVTLVVAYLMTVTSLGWQEALAAVKVARPCASPNMGFQNQLQEFESGQLQQFRDWLKEEYKENPFADEEEVSNLLAQIPGSSAPDDHDLQH, from the exons ATGGGAAACGGAATAAATAAG GTTCTGCCAGACCTGTACTTGGGTAATTTCAAAG ATGCCAGAGACAGGGAGCAATTAGCCAGAAACAACATCACTCACATCCTCTCCATCCACGACACCGCGGCACCCATTCTACAG GAGATGACTTATCTCTGCATCCCCGCAGCAGATTCTCCCACGCAGAACCT CGTTCAGCATTTTGAGAAGAGCATTAGGTTCATACACGAGTCTCGACTGAAGAGGGAGGGCTGTCTGGTGCACTG TCTGGCCGGCGTGTCTCGCAGCGTGACTCTGGTGGTGGCGTACCTCATGACCGTCACCTCTCTGGGATGGCAGGAGGCTCTGGCTGCGGTGAAGGTGGCCAGGCCTTGTGCTTCACCCAACATGGGCTTCCAGAACCAGCTGCAGGAGTTTGAGAGCGGACAGCTTCAGCAG TTCAGAGACTGGCTGAAGGAGGAGTATAAAGAAAACCCGTTCGCTGACGAGGAGGAGGTCAGTAACCTGCTGGCACAGATCCCCGGCTCCTCTGCTCCGGACGACCACGACCTTCAGCACTGa
- the ripk1l gene encoding receptor-interacting serine/threonine-protein kinase 1 isoform X1 translates to MCLWTDLFVQSFSSGCRETCEEVFQAESLLLPQSSIQRRFGGVLCDLSHVSVLREVVLRNRGTMATAASLSLMKSADLIKKEPLDYGGFGEVYLCYHKTLGQVVLKTVYTGPPRNGRQKQSLLEEGSLMSRLNHQRVVKLLGVILEDGDYSLVMELIPKGNLLTMLERVLVPISVKGRIILEILEGMVYLTENKVIHKDLKPENILVDKNFHIKIADLGLATSQMWSKLTKEESRRRSHLGKGSSARAAGTLCYMAPEHLKSINTRSTEKSDVYSFAIVVWVVLTGREPYEDAMSEDHICHCVCQGNRPDEALIPGETPEDVVELMKTCWNGDPLQRPTFKDSFESFLPFYQEKLAADVKTDLESLMRSYDGPEELLEKMKSLTTDSLTPEDPAPCSRDSPGPLRSSDIGPVEASIEDLSYQTPEESLESDAAPPGSPNLTHKLTQEYNYHKYGSRIVDQPDASVYPALPQQPASSRWTGELSSVKSWAKPAAYPSPDEELHQRPAGCSDRPYRPELASQLSVPSSDYDRLQQLHHPAYNRIKSCPDGDPRAAESVLLDSHPGLHLSPVVCPPSDSGWPVTITNASAIQIGSYNTMNLRVSDSSSFSSSSAGSITRTKYNELLQKYEEHTVTESHLDVVRQNVGGKWKQVARKLGLTDIDVDTIEHDYDRDGLAEKVHQTLERWKMREGLLGMTVGKLCRALEGCIKPNVLLQLLLKSQDAAGVP, encoded by the exons ATGTGTCTCTGGACTGATCTCTTCGTCCAGTCTTTCTCCTCCGGCTGCAGGGAAACATGTGAAGAGGTTTTTCAGGCAGAATCTCTGCTACTTCCGCAGTCCTCCATTCAGAGGAGGTTTGGCGGAGTTCTGTGTGATTTGTCACATGTTTCTGTTCTTAGGGAAGTGGTTCTCAGGAACAGAGGAACTATGGCTACAGCCGCGAGCCTGAGTCTCATGAAGTCTGCGGATCTGATCAAGAAGGAGCCTTTGGATTACGGAGGTTTTGGGGAGGTTTACCTGTGTTACCACAAAACCCTGGGTCAGGTGGTGCTGAAGACGGTCTACACCGGGCCTCCGCGCAACGG ccgTCAGAAGCAGTCTCTCCTGGAGGAAGGCAGTCTGATGAGCAGGTTAAATCACCAGAGAGTGGTGAAGCTGCTGGGTGTGATCCTGGAGGACGGGGACTATTCTTTAGTCATGGAGCTCATTCCTAAAGGAAACCTGCTGACGATGCTGGAGAGG GTGCTTGTTCCGATATCTGTGAAAGGAAGGATCATTCTGGAGATCTTGGAGGGAATGGTTTATCTCACGGAGAACAAAGTCATTCACAAAGATCTCAAACCAGAGAACATCCTGGTGGACAAGAACTTCCACATAAAA ATCGCCGATCTCGGCCTGGCCACGTCTCAGATGTGGAGCAAGCTGACTAAAGAGGAGTCTCGCAGACGCAGTCACCTGGGGAAGGGCTCGAGCGCTCGCGCCGCTGGAACGCTGTGCTACATGGCCCCCGAGCACCTGAAGAGCATCAACACCCGCTCCACAGAGAAGTCTGACGTCTACAGCTTCGCCATCGTGGTCTGGGTGGTCCTGACCGGCCGGGAGCCCTACGAGG ATGCCATGAGTGAAGATCACATCTGTCACTGTGTGTGTCAGGGGAACCGTCCCGATGAAGCTCTGATCCCTGGAGAGACTCCTGAAGACGTGGTGGAGCTCATGAAGACCTGCTGGAACGGAGACCCTCTCCAGCGGCCCACGTTTAAAG aTAGCTTTGAATcgtttttacctttttatcaGGAGAAGCTGGCAGCGGACGTAAAAACGGATTTGGAAAGTCTGATG AGATCGTACGACGGTCCAGAGGAGCTGCTAGAAAAGATGAAGTCCCTCACAACAGACTCACTCACTCCTGAAG ACCCTGCGCCGTGCTCCAGAGACTCCCCGGGGCCCTTGAGGAGCTCGGACATCGGCCCGGTGGAGGCCAGCATCGAAGACCTCAGCTACCAGACCCCCGAAGAGTCTCTGGAGAGCGACGCCGCTCCCCCCGGATCTCCCAACCTGACGCACAAACTGACCCAGGAGTACAACTACCACAAGTACGGCAGTCGTATCGTGGACCAGCCGGACGCCAGCGTCTACCCCGCGCTCCCGCAGCAGCCGGCCAGCAGCAGGTGGACCGGGGAGCTCTCTTCTGTGAAGTCCTGGGCTAAACCGGCCGCTTACCCGAGTCCAGACGAGGAGCTCCACCAGAGGCCCGCGGGCTGCTCGGACCGACCGTACCGCCCGGAGCTGGCCAGTCAGCTCTCAGTGCCGTCTTCTGACTACGACAGGCTCCAGCAGCTTCATCACCCGGCCTACAACCGCATCAAGTCCTGTCCGGACGGAGACCCCCGGGCGGCCGAGTCCGTCTTGCTGGATTCACACCCCGGCCTGCATTTATCTCCTGTCGTATGTCCTCCGTCTGACTCCG GGTGGCCCGTGACCATCACGAACGCCAGCGCCATTCAGATCGGGAGTTACAACACCATGAATTTACGAGTGTCTGACAGCAGCTCGTTCAGCTCGTCGTCCGCCGGCTCCATCACCAGAACCAAATACAACGAGCTCCTGCAGAAGTACG AGGAGCACACGGTCACTGAGAGTCACCTGGACGTAGTGCGACAGAACGTGGGCGGAAAATGGAAGCAGGTTGCTCGTAAACTCGGCCTGACCGACATCGACGTGGACACCATCGAGCACGACTACGACCGCGACGGCCTGGCCGAGAAGGTGCACCAGACGCTGGAGCGCTGGAAGATGAGGGAGGGCCTGCTGGGCATGACCGTGGGTAAGTTGTGCCGGGCGCTCGAGGGCTGCATCAAACCCAACgtcctgctgcagctgctgctgAAGTCTCAGGACGCCGCGGGAGTGCCTTGA
- the ripk1l gene encoding receptor-interacting serine/threonine-protein kinase 1 isoform X2, with translation MATAASLSLMKSADLIKKEPLDYGGFGEVYLCYHKTLGQVVLKTVYTGPPRNGRQKQSLLEEGSLMSRLNHQRVVKLLGVILEDGDYSLVMELIPKGNLLTMLERVLVPISVKGRIILEILEGMVYLTENKVIHKDLKPENILVDKNFHIKIADLGLATSQMWSKLTKEESRRRSHLGKGSSARAAGTLCYMAPEHLKSINTRSTEKSDVYSFAIVVWVVLTGREPYEDAMSEDHICHCVCQGNRPDEALIPGETPEDVVELMKTCWNGDPLQRPTFKDSFESFLPFYQEKLAADVKTDLESLMRSYDGPEELLEKMKSLTTDSLTPEDPAPCSRDSPGPLRSSDIGPVEASIEDLSYQTPEESLESDAAPPGSPNLTHKLTQEYNYHKYGSRIVDQPDASVYPALPQQPASSRWTGELSSVKSWAKPAAYPSPDEELHQRPAGCSDRPYRPELASQLSVPSSDYDRLQQLHHPAYNRIKSCPDGDPRAAESVLLDSHPGLHLSPVVCPPSDSGWPVTITNASAIQIGSYNTMNLRVSDSSSFSSSSAGSITRTKYNELLQKYEEHTVTESHLDVVRQNVGGKWKQVARKLGLTDIDVDTIEHDYDRDGLAEKVHQTLERWKMREGLLGMTVGKLCRALEGCIKPNVLLQLLLKSQDAAGVP, from the exons ATGGCTACAGCCGCGAGCCTGAGTCTCATGAAGTCTGCGGATCTGATCAAGAAGGAGCCTTTGGATTACGGAGGTTTTGGGGAGGTTTACCTGTGTTACCACAAAACCCTGGGTCAGGTGGTGCTGAAGACGGTCTACACCGGGCCTCCGCGCAACGG ccgTCAGAAGCAGTCTCTCCTGGAGGAAGGCAGTCTGATGAGCAGGTTAAATCACCAGAGAGTGGTGAAGCTGCTGGGTGTGATCCTGGAGGACGGGGACTATTCTTTAGTCATGGAGCTCATTCCTAAAGGAAACCTGCTGACGATGCTGGAGAGG GTGCTTGTTCCGATATCTGTGAAAGGAAGGATCATTCTGGAGATCTTGGAGGGAATGGTTTATCTCACGGAGAACAAAGTCATTCACAAAGATCTCAAACCAGAGAACATCCTGGTGGACAAGAACTTCCACATAAAA ATCGCCGATCTCGGCCTGGCCACGTCTCAGATGTGGAGCAAGCTGACTAAAGAGGAGTCTCGCAGACGCAGTCACCTGGGGAAGGGCTCGAGCGCTCGCGCCGCTGGAACGCTGTGCTACATGGCCCCCGAGCACCTGAAGAGCATCAACACCCGCTCCACAGAGAAGTCTGACGTCTACAGCTTCGCCATCGTGGTCTGGGTGGTCCTGACCGGCCGGGAGCCCTACGAGG ATGCCATGAGTGAAGATCACATCTGTCACTGTGTGTGTCAGGGGAACCGTCCCGATGAAGCTCTGATCCCTGGAGAGACTCCTGAAGACGTGGTGGAGCTCATGAAGACCTGCTGGAACGGAGACCCTCTCCAGCGGCCCACGTTTAAAG aTAGCTTTGAATcgtttttacctttttatcaGGAGAAGCTGGCAGCGGACGTAAAAACGGATTTGGAAAGTCTGATG AGATCGTACGACGGTCCAGAGGAGCTGCTAGAAAAGATGAAGTCCCTCACAACAGACTCACTCACTCCTGAAG ACCCTGCGCCGTGCTCCAGAGACTCCCCGGGGCCCTTGAGGAGCTCGGACATCGGCCCGGTGGAGGCCAGCATCGAAGACCTCAGCTACCAGACCCCCGAAGAGTCTCTGGAGAGCGACGCCGCTCCCCCCGGATCTCCCAACCTGACGCACAAACTGACCCAGGAGTACAACTACCACAAGTACGGCAGTCGTATCGTGGACCAGCCGGACGCCAGCGTCTACCCCGCGCTCCCGCAGCAGCCGGCCAGCAGCAGGTGGACCGGGGAGCTCTCTTCTGTGAAGTCCTGGGCTAAACCGGCCGCTTACCCGAGTCCAGACGAGGAGCTCCACCAGAGGCCCGCGGGCTGCTCGGACCGACCGTACCGCCCGGAGCTGGCCAGTCAGCTCTCAGTGCCGTCTTCTGACTACGACAGGCTCCAGCAGCTTCATCACCCGGCCTACAACCGCATCAAGTCCTGTCCGGACGGAGACCCCCGGGCGGCCGAGTCCGTCTTGCTGGATTCACACCCCGGCCTGCATTTATCTCCTGTCGTATGTCCTCCGTCTGACTCCG GGTGGCCCGTGACCATCACGAACGCCAGCGCCATTCAGATCGGGAGTTACAACACCATGAATTTACGAGTGTCTGACAGCAGCTCGTTCAGCTCGTCGTCCGCCGGCTCCATCACCAGAACCAAATACAACGAGCTCCTGCAGAAGTACG AGGAGCACACGGTCACTGAGAGTCACCTGGACGTAGTGCGACAGAACGTGGGCGGAAAATGGAAGCAGGTTGCTCGTAAACTCGGCCTGACCGACATCGACGTGGACACCATCGAGCACGACTACGACCGCGACGGCCTGGCCGAGAAGGTGCACCAGACGCTGGAGCGCTGGAAGATGAGGGAGGGCCTGCTGGGCATGACCGTGGGTAAGTTGTGCCGGGCGCTCGAGGGCTGCATCAAACCCAACgtcctgctgcagctgctgctgAAGTCTCAGGACGCCGCGGGAGTGCCTTGA
- the LOC122332414 gene encoding gastrula zinc finger protein XlCGF49.1, producing the protein MSDSELSQIKHVDESEKQRDASQKPVKREELKEAKWKRESDHQYQKLQQTPLSPSQSAGQERSKAGPARPFTCLQCGKTFRRATDVKGHLRYHSGERPFACEQCGKRFILASHLKTHLSIHSNEKPFLCSVCGKSFSRLCTFRDHENIHTGVRAHVCPECGGAFVTANALKMHRRVHSGEKPYECARCGRSFSHSGALKRHERVHTGERPYPCPLCGRSFTQSSNLLTHVKRHCPKSR; encoded by the exons ATGAGCGACTCAGAACTATCCCAAATAAAACACGTAGACGAAAGCGAGAAACAAAGAG ACGCATCGCAAAAACCGGTGAAACGTGAAGAACTGAAGGAAGCGAAGTGGAAGCGTGAATCAGATCATCAGTATCAGAAACTTCAGCAGACTCCTCTGAGTCCGTCCCAGAGCGCCGGTCAGGAGCGGAGCAAAGCCGGCCCGGCCCGGCCGTTCACGTGCCTCCAGTGCGGGAAGACCTTCAGACGGGCCACGGATGTCAAAGGTCACCTGCGCTATCACTCGGGCGAGAGGCCGTTCGCCTGCGAGCAGTGCGGGAAGAGGTTCATCCTGGCCTCGCACCTGAAGACGCACCTGTCCATCCACTCCAACGAGAAGCCCTTCCTGTGCTCCGTCTGCGGCAAGAGCTTCTCTCGCCTCTGCACCTTCAGAGATCACGAGAACATCCACACGGGCGTGAGAGCGCACGTCTGCCCCGAGTGCGGCGGCGCCTTCGTCACGGCCAACGCTCTGAAGATGCACCGGCGCGTTCACAGCGGAGAGAAGCCCTACGAGTGCGCTCGCTGCGGCCGGAGCTTCAGCCACTCGGGAGCGCTGAAGAGACACGAGCGcgtccacaccggagagagaccCTACCCCTGCCCTCTCTGTGGGCGGAGCTTCACTCAGTCCAGCAACCTGCTGACCCACGTCAAGAGACACTGCCCCAAGTCACGCTGA
- the LOC122332403 gene encoding gastrula zinc finger protein XlCGF57.1-like: MEFIKEENEEIGISDPVKDVKDEDTEEKIDPMPVKQESQEINEVEEKHHGFTSGEESFSCTEKSSEKQNRSPQARSESSFTCSQCGKSFLRKGHLLGHMRIHTGESPFTCQHCGKRFNQKGNLKSHMRIHTGESPFSCQQCGKSFTQKGNLKSHMRSHTGESPFSCRVCGKSFSLKGNLNNHMKIHSGEKPFACPQCGKRFTQKQSLTCHARIHSRDDRFICHYCGVSFTDMERLDRHVISHSGDKPFRCQQCGNRFRLKKNLKSHMKVHTGEKPYSCNHCGKSYAQKGNLNVHVRLHTGERPFVCPQCGKGFTHKGNLKSHVRLHTRETPYTCRQCGKSFTYQRDLSVHLHVHSQLALQCSECGKRFADKLHFLNHLRSHPGERLFPCGLCSRKFLYRSHLEIHMKSHAEERTYPCSLCGKDFKWLGNLISHQKMHAGASVCAGERQTPRIHPDESDRAETASEPGAAQAGEKMHSCSSCGLSFSTRIYLLAHEKRHGLKKP, translated from the exons atggagtttattaaagaagaaaatgaagaaatagGGATTTCAGATCCAGTGAAAGATGTGAAAGATGAAGATACCGAGGAGAAAATAG ACCCGATGCCGGTGAAACAGGAAAGTCAAGAAATAAACGAAGTGGAGGAGAAGCATCACGGTTTCACAAGTGGGGAAGAATCCTTTAGTTGCACGGAGAAATCGTCCGAAAAGCAAAACAGAAGTCCGCAAGCGAGATCTGAAAGTAGTTTCACgtgctctcagtgtggaaagagcttctTGCGTAAAGGACACCTTCTCGGccacatgaggatccacacgGGAGAGAGCCCCTTCACCTGCCAGCACTGCGGGAAGCGTTTCAATCAAAAAGGAAACCTTAAAAGccacatgaggatccacacgGGTGAGAGCCCCTTCTCCTGCCAGCAGTGTGGGAAAAGTTTCACTCAGAAGGGAAACCTTAAAAGCCACATGAGATCTCACACCGGCGAGAGCCCTTTCAGCTGCAGAGTCTGCGGCAAGAGCTTCTCGCTGAAAGGAAACCTAAACAACCACATGAAAATCCATTCTGGAGAGAAGCCGTTCGCGTGCCCTCAGTGTGGGAAGCGCTTCACGCAGAAGCAGTCTCTTACCTGCCACGCCAGGATCCACTCGAGAGACGACCGCTTTATATGCCATTACTGCGGCGTGAGCTTCACGGACATGGAGCGTCTCGACAGACACGTGATCTCTCACTCCGGAGACAAGCCCTTCAGGTGCCAGCAGTGTGGGAACCGCTTCAGACTCAAGAAGAACCTTAAGAGTCACATGAAAGTCCACACCGGAGAAAAGCCCTACTCGTGCAATCACTGCGGAAAGAGTTACGCTCAGAAAGGAAACCTTAACGTCCACGTTCGGCTGCACACCGGAGAGCGGCCCTTCGTCTGTCCTCAGTGCGGAAAGGGATTCACGCATAAAGGGAACCTGAAGAGTCACGTGAGACTGCACACTAGAGAGACGCCCTACACGTGCCGtcagtgcggaaagagcttcACCTACCAGAGAGACCTGAGCGTTCATCTCCACGTTCATTCCCAGCTCGCTCTGCAGTGTTCGGAGTGCGGCAAGAGGTTCGCGGACAAGCTCCACTTCTTAAATCACCTGCGCAGTCACCCCGGAGAAAGACTGTTTCCCTGCGGCCTCTGCAGCAGAAAGTTCCTTTATCGCTCGCACTTGGAGATACACATGAAGAGCCACGCCGAGGAGAGGACTTATCCGTGCTCTTTGTGCGGGAAGGATTTCAAATGGCTCGGCAATCTGATCTCACACCAGAAGATGCACGCCGGGGCGAGCGTGTGCGCCGGAGAGAGACAGACGCCACGAATCCATCCCGACGAGTCGGACAGAGCAGAGACTGCTTCAGAACCCGGAGCGGCGCAGGCCGGAGAGAAGATGCACAGCTGCTCTTCGTGTGGCTTGAGCTTCAGCACCAGGATTTATCTGCTGGCTCACGAGAAAAGACACGGCCTGAAGAAGCCATAG